A section of the Gloeobacter violaceus PCC 7421 genome encodes:
- a CDS encoding DUF1517 domain-containing protein produces the protein MTSWRDRLNRMTGRTRFVVCRLFIHLAGEDAAPMLGVLNEEGRRAVAADGDMEVLGESLANIAQALLQYDTYWRSVANEGDVFWEEGQAGDEFNALYTDSARRYLSGPDLEAATLPADKPLALPVTRNLVVMITVAFEGECPELESDLSSAEALGKGIQALINLHYNGRLRALQVHFSPAQLGDELTADQLLVNFPELVPI, from the coding sequence GTGACATCCTGGCGAGACCGATTGAACCGCATGACGGGCCGGACCCGCTTTGTGGTGTGCCGCCTGTTCATTCATCTGGCCGGCGAAGACGCCGCCCCGATGCTGGGAGTCCTCAACGAAGAGGGACGGCGGGCGGTGGCTGCCGACGGCGATATGGAGGTGTTGGGCGAGAGCCTGGCCAATATTGCCCAGGCACTGTTGCAGTACGACACCTACTGGCGCTCGGTGGCCAACGAGGGCGACGTGTTCTGGGAAGAAGGGCAGGCGGGTGACGAATTTAACGCCCTCTACACCGACTCGGCCCGCCGCTATCTGAGCGGTCCGGATCTCGAGGCGGCCACTCTCCCGGCGGATAAACCGCTGGCCCTGCCCGTCACCCGCAATCTGGTGGTGATGATCACCGTCGCCTTCGAAGGTGAATGCCCCGAACTCGAGAGCGATCTTTCGAGCGCCGAGGCGCTCGGCAAAGGGATCCAGGCGCTCATCAACCTGCACTACAACGGCCGGTTGCGCGCCCTTCAGGTGCACTTCTCCCCGGCCCAACTGGGCGACGAGCTGACTGCCGACCAGTTGCTGGTCAATTTCCCGGAGCTGGTTCCCATCTAA
- a CDS encoding Uma2 family endonuclease has protein sequence MTAPYKPTFSPSPSPPLPSMYDLSSENPEEPGLPDEFHDWQPQLLSQTFRPVAYPEDQVFTAADLNLYYDVRNTGYYKRPDWFAVVGVPRLVDAGRLSYVIWREGRNPIVVVELLSPNTQEEDQGQTLRGRQPPSKWEVYESLLRVPYYVLFNREANTFRLFRLEGATYRELFQTRLWIDELQIGLGLWEGKFTGMERQWLRWYGASGEWILTPEERERQRAEQAEQRAQQAEQRAAALVERLRALGVDPDAL, from the coding sequence ATGACAGCGCCTTACAAACCGACGTTTTCTCCCTCACCCTCGCCGCCGCTGCCGTCGATGTATGATTTGTCGAGTGAGAATCCCGAGGAACCCGGTTTGCCCGATGAGTTTCACGATTGGCAGCCGCAACTTTTGAGTCAAACCTTCCGACCCGTAGCTTACCCGGAGGACCAGGTCTTCACGGCTGCGGACCTCAACTTGTACTACGACGTTCGCAACACCGGCTACTACAAGCGTCCCGACTGGTTCGCGGTGGTAGGAGTGCCTCGCCTGGTGGATGCCGGTCGGTTGAGCTATGTTATCTGGCGTGAAGGCCGCAATCCGATTGTGGTGGTGGAATTGCTCTCACCCAATACCCAGGAAGAAGACCAAGGCCAGACCCTACGCGGTCGGCAGCCACCCAGTAAGTGGGAAGTATACGAGAGCCTTCTGCGAGTACCGTACTACGTCCTGTTCAATCGCGAAGCGAATACCTTCCGGCTGTTCCGGTTGGAAGGCGCGACGTATCGGGAGCTGTTCCAGACCCGTCTGTGGATCGATGAGTTGCAGATCGGATTGGGTCTGTGGGAAGGGAAGTTCACCGGTATGGAACGCCAGTGGCTGCGCTGGTACGGTGCAAGCGGCGAATGGATTTTGACTCCCGAGGAGCGTGAACGGCAGCGGGCGGAACAGGCGGAGCAGCGAGCGCAGCAGGCGGAGCAACGAGCCGCGGCTCTGGTGGAACGACTGAGGGCGCTGGGAGTGGATCCGGACGCACTTTAA
- the thiD gene encoding bifunctional hydroxymethylpyrimidine kinase/phosphomethylpyrimidine kinase has product MTIARALTIAGSDSGGGAGLQADLRTFAFHKVHGMSAVTCLTAQNTLEVQGVVPVEPDFVALQVKAVVGDIGLDAVKTGMLLNAGIIARVARLAVELPLPNLVVDPVMVSRTGAQLIDDDAVVALKSKLLPLAILVTPNLHEARLLSGIAIETIADMQIAAYRIAELGARSVLIKGGALAVGRGTDVWYDGGECVVLTGDTIDTPHTHGTGCTLAAAIAANLALGLPLREAIVQAKAYVTAALRHSLAIGRGQGPVGHFWPLLGDADG; this is encoded by the coding sequence GTGACGATCGCCCGCGCGCTCACCATCGCCGGGTCCGATTCGGGCGGCGGGGCGGGTCTACAGGCCGACCTGCGCACCTTCGCCTTTCACAAAGTGCACGGCATGTCCGCCGTCACCTGCCTGACCGCCCAGAACACCCTCGAGGTACAGGGGGTGGTGCCGGTGGAGCCCGATTTCGTCGCCCTGCAAGTCAAAGCGGTGGTCGGGGATATTGGTCTGGATGCCGTCAAGACGGGCATGCTGCTGAACGCCGGGATCATCGCCCGGGTCGCCAGGCTGGCTGTCGAGCTGCCTTTGCCGAATCTGGTGGTGGACCCGGTGATGGTGTCGCGCACGGGTGCCCAGCTCATCGACGATGACGCCGTGGTGGCACTCAAGAGCAAACTGTTGCCTTTGGCGATCCTCGTGACGCCCAATTTGCACGAGGCGCGGCTGCTAAGCGGGATCGCCATCGAAACGATTGCCGATATGCAGATAGCTGCCTACCGGATCGCAGAGCTTGGAGCACGCAGCGTGCTCATCAAAGGCGGTGCCCTCGCGGTCGGACGCGGCACGGATGTCTGGTACGACGGCGGCGAATGCGTCGTGCTGACGGGCGATACGATCGACACCCCTCACACCCATGGCACCGGCTGCACCCTGGCCGCGGCGATTGCCGCCAACCTCGCCCTCGGTCTTCCGCTGCGCGAGGCGATCGTGCAAGCCAAAGCCTACGTCACCGCCGCGCTGCGCCATAGCCTGGCGATTGGCCGCGGCCAGGGACCGGTAGGCCACTTCTGGCCGTTGCTCGGCGATGCCGACGGTTAG
- a CDS encoding DedA family protein: protein MIEQLAESIQHFLESNGPLGYLLIAGIIFLENSGLPLPGETTLILASVLASKEILAFPLVLIAAICGAILGDNMGYFIGRRFGRDLVLKYGKVFGLTQDKFDRAEAAFLKNSAWAVFIGRFIVLLRILAGPLAGITRMPWPKFVLFNAMGAFAWGGAIGTAAYFFGVAVLKFFEGIGIWGLILLVVAIIAFGVVRHFMDERAEHKAAKKAKVEPEQTTTTR, encoded by the coding sequence ATGATTGAGCAACTGGCGGAGTCCATTCAACACTTTCTTGAGTCCAACGGTCCACTCGGTTACCTGCTGATCGCGGGAATCATCTTTCTTGAAAATTCCGGCTTGCCTCTGCCCGGTGAGACGACGCTGATCCTGGCTTCGGTGCTCGCTTCTAAGGAGATCCTCGCCTTTCCGCTGGTGCTGATTGCAGCCATCTGCGGCGCCATCTTGGGCGACAACATGGGCTACTTCATCGGTCGGCGCTTCGGGCGCGACTTGGTGCTCAAGTATGGCAAAGTCTTTGGGCTGACCCAGGACAAGTTCGACCGCGCCGAGGCAGCTTTTTTGAAAAACAGCGCCTGGGCGGTGTTTATTGGACGGTTTATCGTGCTGTTGCGCATCCTGGCGGGTCCTCTGGCGGGGATCACCCGCATGCCCTGGCCGAAGTTTGTGCTTTTTAATGCGATGGGCGCGTTCGCCTGGGGCGGGGCGATCGGCACTGCCGCTTACTTTTTTGGGGTGGCGGTGCTCAAGTTTTTTGAGGGCATCGGTATCTGGGGGCTGATTTTGTTGGTGGTCGCCATCATCGCCTTTGGGGTCGTCCGCCACTTCATGGACGAGCGCGCCGAGCACAAAGCCGCCAAAAAAGCCAAGGTTGAGCCGGAGCAGACCACCACCACCCGTTAG
- a CDS encoding MerR family transcriptional regulator yields MDVRKKGYRIGELAHLAKVNPRTIDFYTREGLLEPLDRADAHQHRYYPATSLDRLDLIKHLRGRHMSLAEIRDQLKCVQRPEQREVIQTLQLVCRQIDDLQHQLKDLSPIASQTDRALVMVMTVEAMQKVATLTAALTTLLA; encoded by the coding sequence ATGGACGTTCGCAAGAAGGGCTACCGCATCGGTGAGTTGGCGCACCTGGCGAAGGTGAATCCCCGTACGATCGACTTTTACACCCGCGAGGGGTTGCTTGAGCCCCTCGACCGCGCCGACGCGCATCAGCACCGCTATTACCCGGCCACCTCCCTCGACCGGCTGGACCTGATCAAGCACCTGCGGGGCCGCCACATGAGCCTGGCAGAAATCCGCGACCAGCTCAAGTGCGTGCAGCGGCCGGAGCAACGCGAGGTGATCCAGACATTGCAACTGGTCTGCCGACAAATTGACGACCTGCAGCACCAGCTCAAGGACCTTTCGCCCATCGCTTCTCAGACCGACCGGGCACTAGTGATGGTCATGACCGTGGAGGCGATGCAGAAGGTGGCGACTCTCACCGCCGCGCTCACAACCCTGCTCGCGTGA
- a CDS encoding class I SAM-dependent methyltransferase has product MNANFDSEAGIRAYYDQAPYPNYPLETTHADNADALYLHNLMTPYYLRNQRVVSGAGKRILDAGCGSGFTSLALAQANPGARIVGIDLSERSVAVARERLAFHGFKSAEFHALPIERVGELGEDFDLINCDEVLYLLPDPGVGLAALTGALAPDGILRANLHDRHQRAPLFRAQQAFALLNAVGKVEGEARYALVSDVMESLGDRVFLKQSCWGYAGEEHRYAEWIAMNYLLEGDKGFTIPELFAMLRQANLEFVCMLQWPEWELVNLFKEPTDLPPQFAQIYRSASPEVRLHLYELFHGNHRLIDFWCAHPGRGRPYRPPARWNAEELAAARVHLHPQLCTEQLKADLMASLAQNSDFQMNRYLRAPRGGEFTLDSLIARGLLPLWEGPQPLETLIESWVAAVCAQTAAAGGAIDPERLRGDLLNFVAYGERFAYFLVERTA; this is encoded by the coding sequence ATGAACGCCAACTTCGACAGCGAAGCGGGGATTCGCGCCTACTACGACCAGGCTCCCTATCCGAATTATCCCCTCGAAACGACCCACGCCGATAACGCCGACGCACTCTACCTGCACAACTTGATGACGCCCTACTACTTGCGCAACCAGCGCGTCGTCTCGGGTGCCGGTAAACGCATTCTCGATGCCGGGTGCGGCAGCGGCTTCACCAGCCTGGCCCTTGCCCAGGCCAATCCGGGGGCACGCATCGTCGGTATCGACCTCTCGGAGCGCTCGGTGGCGGTCGCCCGCGAGCGCCTCGCTTTTCACGGCTTTAAAAGCGCCGAGTTTCACGCGCTGCCCATCGAGCGGGTGGGGGAGCTGGGCGAGGATTTCGACTTGATCAACTGCGACGAAGTGCTCTATTTGCTGCCGGATCCGGGGGTGGGGCTTGCCGCCCTCACGGGGGCGCTCGCCCCGGACGGCATCCTGCGCGCCAATCTGCACGACCGGCACCAGCGCGCCCCGCTCTTTCGCGCCCAGCAGGCGTTCGCCTTGCTGAACGCCGTGGGCAAGGTCGAGGGAGAGGCGCGCTACGCCCTGGTGAGCGATGTGATGGAGTCTTTGGGCGACCGGGTCTTCCTTAAGCAGAGTTGCTGGGGCTACGCGGGTGAGGAACACCGCTACGCCGAGTGGATCGCCATGAACTATCTGCTCGAAGGCGACAAAGGTTTCACGATCCCGGAGCTGTTCGCGATGCTGCGCCAGGCAAATCTCGAGTTTGTCTGCATGCTGCAGTGGCCGGAATGGGAACTGGTGAACCTGTTCAAAGAGCCCACCGACTTGCCGCCGCAGTTTGCGCAGATCTACCGCTCCGCTTCGCCTGAGGTGCGGCTGCACCTGTACGAACTGTTTCACGGCAACCACCGGCTCATCGACTTCTGGTGCGCCCACCCCGGCCGGGGCCGGCCTTATCGGCCTCCGGCCCGATGGAACGCAGAAGAACTGGCCGCCGCCCGCGTTCACCTGCATCCGCAGCTTTGCACCGAACAACTCAAAGCGGACTTGATGGCGAGCCTGGCACAAAACAGCGATTTTCAGATGAACCGCTACCTGCGCGCCCCGCGCGGCGGCGAATTCACCCTCGATAGCCTCATCGCCCGCGGTCTGCTGCCGCTCTGGGAAGGACCGCAGCCGTTGGAGACGCTGATTGAAAGCTGGGTGGCGGCGGTCTGCGCCCAGACGGCGGCGGCCGGGGGCGCGATCGATCCCGAGCGGCTGCGCGGCGACTTGCTCAACTTTGTGGCCTACGGCGAGCGCTTCGCCTATTTTCTGGTCGAACGGACGGCTTGA
- a CDS encoding class I SAM-dependent methyltransferase, translated as MGTINYVFADHAEEAEWRRLRAIEECFDPATCRRIAQLGVKPGWSCLEVGPGAGSVMRWLAEQVEAQGRVLALDIRPHSALRLVPANVEVRRQDIVTLSEHEMFDLIHTRYVLLHIPRWQEALTNMVRALRPGGWLLLEEPDFTTAAPLQREGNDAAAVMRVNEAVLRMYTAMGIDPSFGRRLPVLCQDLGLENVAAEADLPLVPGGSGVARMMGVSLTHLTERLAATGAANQEDVEQYARLAGDPKVWGLYYTTIATWGQKPMTG; from the coding sequence TTGGGGACCATCAATTACGTCTTTGCCGACCACGCCGAAGAAGCGGAGTGGCGGCGCCTGCGGGCGATCGAGGAGTGCTTCGACCCTGCCACGTGCCGCCGGATAGCTCAGCTGGGAGTGAAACCCGGCTGGTCTTGTCTGGAGGTTGGCCCCGGTGCCGGTTCTGTGATGCGGTGGCTGGCCGAACAGGTGGAGGCGCAGGGCCGTGTCCTCGCTTTGGATATCCGGCCGCATTCGGCCCTGCGCCTAGTGCCTGCCAACGTGGAAGTTCGCCGGCAGGACATCGTGACATTGTCTGAGCATGAGATGTTTGACCTGATTCACACGCGCTATGTTCTGCTCCATATTCCGCGCTGGCAAGAAGCCTTGACTAACATGGTTCGTGCCCTCAGACCAGGCGGCTGGCTGCTTTTGGAAGAACCGGACTTTACGACGGCTGCGCCGCTACAACGGGAAGGAAATGATGCGGCAGCGGTAATGCGGGTGAACGAAGCGGTTCTGCGTATGTACACCGCCATGGGCATCGATCCGAGCTTTGGACGGCGGTTGCCGGTGCTCTGTCAGGATCTGGGTCTGGAGAATGTGGCGGCTGAAGCGGATCTGCCCCTGGTGCCGGGAGGTTCGGGTGTCGCCCGCATGATGGGTGTGTCATTGACGCATTTGACGGAACGCCTGGCTGCGACAGGTGCAGCAAACCAGGAAGATGTTGAACAGTACGCCCGGCTGGCTGGAGATCCAAAAGTCTGGGGGCTCTACTACACAACAATCGCTACTTGGGGGCAAAAACCGATGACTGGCTAG
- a CDS encoding glutamate synthase-related protein: MIDPNWFADELMHEHDACGVGFLADSRGRASHDLIVRALEAVTCLEHRGGCGADRDSGDGAGLLSAVPWSIIDAWCAGSGLATPDPDRRAVGMLFLPRDAQIQQRCRAIATERFADEGFRVVGWRPVPVRPDHLGLQAASTRPDILQVILESEHPCPPTERERKLYLARKAIRSSIDQGFAREVARDFHFASLSCRTIVYKGMVRSEVLGRFYEDLLDERFESTFVLYHRRFSTNTFPRWPLAQPLRLLGHNGEINTVLGNRNWMSAREPDLKSELWGGRIEKLKPILELEGSDSASLDNAFELLVRSGRDPLHSMMMLVPEAYDNQPALADFPEVAGFYQYHGPLQESWDGPALVVFSDGVQVGATLDRNGLRPARYAITDDGLVIVASEAGVVDVPLERVIEKGRLGPGQMIAVDLESGEILKNWDIKQKVSRRQPYREWVTRHRQTLEAQPYLDGPQLDTHDLLVRQRATGYTLEDVERVILPMAQAGKEPVMSMGDDTPLAVLSQKERLLYDYFKQRFAQVTNPPIDPIREGLVMSLEMYLGPRGSWLEEKPEFARLLRLTSPILNENQLAELRSLDAPFNSRTLALVFALDEGTEALEKRLEALCAEAEQAVRSGASVLILSDRALGGERATLPPLLAVGAIHHHLIAVGLRLRASLVVETAQCWSTHHFACLFGYGASAVCPYLAFETIRNWWAAPTTRELVRNGKIEDQSVTRLQQNYVCSVEAGILKILSKMGISLLSSYSGAQIFEAIGIGAPVIGKAFCGTISRVGGMGFADIAREALQFHIAAYPDVSAQKLVNYGLITYRPGGEFHINNPKMVKALHAAIKLPERAGAERERLYGEYIDQIRSRPPAALRDLLEFKSDRSPIALEAVESVESILHRFCTGGMSLGALGREAHEVLAIAMNRIGGKSNSGEGGEDPVRFKPLTDVLPDTTSPSLPGIVGLRNGDSASSAIKQVASGRFGVTPEYLASARQLEIKIAQGAKPGEGGQLPGHKVDHYIATLRRSKPGVSLISPPPHHDIYSIEDLAQLIFDLHQINPKAFVSVKLVAEVGIGTIAAGVAKANADVIQISGHEGGTGASPLSSIKHAGVPWELGLTEVHQVLLANQLRDRVTLRVDGGLRTGYEVVQAAMLGAEEYGFGSIAMIAEGCIMARVCHLNTCPKGVATQNPELRRRFDGLPEHVVNFFWFIAEEVRSLLASLGYRSLEEVMGRVDLLIEREVPLAKTARLDLTSLLGGPEHAGRDWLAHSECAHGNGPVLDDLILQDPEIEWAIAHHGQVHKFFPVLNTDRSVGARVSGRIAGLYGDTGFGGELVLVFSGSAGQSFGAFNLQGMTLVLTGEANDYVGKGMNGGEILIRPFAGARYEPHRNVIIGNTCLYGATGGALFANGQAGERFAVRNSLATAVVEGCGDHGCEYMTGGVVVVLGPVGRNFGAGMTGGIAYVFDADDSLRAHVNLDSDKVLQRVPRGAGEAQLLGLIQDHYRKTDSDLARRILENWEAHLPLFWQVVPPSEKDSPVARSESVLTPAE, from the coding sequence ATGATCGATCCCAATTGGTTTGCAGACGAATTGATGCACGAACACGACGCCTGCGGCGTCGGCTTTTTGGCCGACAGCCGCGGTCGAGCCAGCCACGATCTGATCGTCCGGGCACTTGAAGCGGTCACCTGTTTGGAGCACCGGGGCGGCTGCGGCGCCGACCGCGACTCCGGCGACGGCGCCGGTTTGCTCAGTGCGGTTCCCTGGTCGATCATCGACGCCTGGTGCGCCGGGTCCGGTCTGGCCACGCCCGACCCCGACCGGCGGGCGGTGGGCATGCTCTTCTTGCCGCGCGACGCACAGATCCAGCAGCGCTGCCGGGCCATCGCCACGGAGCGCTTCGCGGATGAAGGCTTTCGGGTGGTAGGTTGGCGGCCGGTGCCCGTCCGCCCCGATCACCTCGGCCTGCAGGCAGCTTCGACCCGGCCGGACATCCTCCAGGTCATCCTCGAATCTGAACACCCCTGCCCGCCCACCGAGCGCGAACGCAAGCTGTATCTGGCGCGCAAGGCCATCCGCTCGAGCATCGATCAAGGCTTTGCCCGGGAGGTGGCGCGCGATTTTCACTTTGCTTCGCTCTCGTGCCGGACGATTGTCTACAAGGGCATGGTGCGCTCGGAGGTGCTCGGACGCTTCTACGAAGATCTGCTGGATGAGCGCTTCGAGAGCACTTTTGTCCTTTATCACCGCCGATTCTCGACCAACACCTTTCCGCGCTGGCCGCTCGCGCAGCCGCTGCGGCTGCTCGGACACAACGGCGAAATCAACACCGTCCTGGGCAACCGCAACTGGATGAGCGCGCGCGAGCCGGATTTGAAAAGCGAACTGTGGGGCGGGCGCATCGAGAAGCTCAAGCCCATTCTGGAGCTGGAAGGTTCCGACTCGGCTTCCCTCGACAATGCCTTTGAACTGTTGGTCCGCTCGGGGCGCGACCCGCTGCATTCGATGATGATGCTGGTGCCGGAGGCCTACGACAACCAGCCGGCGCTCGCCGACTTTCCGGAGGTGGCCGGTTTCTATCAGTACCACGGCCCCCTGCAGGAATCCTGGGACGGCCCGGCGCTGGTGGTCTTCTCCGATGGGGTGCAGGTGGGGGCAACCCTCGATCGCAACGGCCTCAGGCCCGCCCGCTACGCGATCACCGACGACGGTCTGGTGATCGTCGCTTCGGAGGCGGGGGTGGTCGATGTGCCCCTCGAACGGGTGATCGAAAAGGGGCGCCTCGGCCCCGGCCAGATGATCGCCGTCGATCTCGAATCGGGCGAAATTCTCAAAAACTGGGACATCAAACAAAAAGTGAGCCGACGGCAGCCCTACCGCGAGTGGGTGACCCGTCACCGGCAGACCCTCGAAGCCCAGCCCTATCTGGACGGCCCGCAGCTCGACACTCACGATCTGCTGGTCCGCCAGCGCGCCACCGGCTACACCCTCGAAGACGTCGAGCGCGTTATTTTGCCCATGGCCCAGGCGGGTAAAGAGCCAGTGATGTCGATGGGCGACGACACGCCCCTCGCGGTGCTCTCCCAAAAGGAGCGGCTTTTGTACGATTACTTCAAGCAGCGCTTTGCCCAGGTGACCAACCCGCCCATCGACCCCATCCGCGAAGGGCTGGTGATGTCGCTGGAGATGTACCTGGGGCCGCGCGGCAGCTGGCTTGAAGAAAAACCCGAATTTGCCCGGCTGTTGCGGCTCACCAGCCCGATTCTCAACGAAAACCAACTGGCCGAGCTGCGCTCCCTCGATGCACCGTTCAACTCCCGGACGCTCGCACTGGTCTTTGCACTCGACGAGGGCACCGAAGCGCTCGAAAAGCGCCTGGAGGCGCTGTGCGCCGAGGCCGAGCAGGCGGTGCGCTCAGGCGCGAGCGTCCTGATTTTGAGCGATCGCGCCCTTGGCGGCGAGCGGGCCACCCTGCCGCCGCTTCTGGCCGTGGGAGCCATCCACCACCACCTGATCGCCGTCGGCCTGCGGTTGCGCGCGTCGCTGGTGGTCGAGACCGCCCAGTGCTGGAGTACCCATCACTTTGCCTGTCTCTTCGGCTACGGCGCCAGTGCGGTCTGTCCCTACCTGGCTTTTGAAACGATTCGCAACTGGTGGGCGGCCCCCACCACCCGCGAACTGGTGCGCAACGGCAAAATCGAAGATCAAAGCGTCACCCGGCTGCAGCAAAATTATGTCTGCTCCGTCGAGGCGGGCATTCTCAAGATCCTCTCCAAAATGGGCATTTCGCTACTCAGCAGCTACTCGGGCGCCCAGATCTTCGAAGCAATCGGCATCGGTGCCCCGGTGATCGGCAAAGCTTTCTGCGGCACCATCTCCCGGGTGGGCGGCATGGGTTTTGCCGACATTGCCCGCGAGGCGCTGCAGTTTCACATCGCCGCCTATCCGGATGTCTCCGCCCAGAAACTGGTCAACTACGGCCTGATCACCTACCGGCCGGGGGGCGAATTTCACATCAACAATCCAAAGATGGTCAAGGCGCTGCACGCCGCCATCAAACTGCCCGAGCGCGCCGGGGCCGAGCGCGAACGGCTCTACGGCGAATATATCGATCAGATTCGCTCCCGCCCGCCCGCCGCCCTGCGCGACTTGCTCGAATTTAAAAGCGATCGCTCCCCGATTGCCCTCGAAGCGGTCGAATCCGTCGAGAGCATCCTGCACCGCTTCTGCACCGGGGGCATGTCCCTGGGAGCCCTCGGGCGTGAGGCCCACGAAGTGCTCGCCATCGCCATGAACCGCATCGGCGGCAAATCCAATTCCGGCGAAGGGGGCGAAGACCCGGTCCGCTTCAAGCCGCTCACCGACGTCCTGCCCGACACGACTTCGCCGTCGCTGCCGGGCATTGTGGGTCTACGCAACGGCGATTCGGCCAGTTCCGCCATCAAGCAGGTGGCGAGCGGCCGCTTCGGCGTCACCCCCGAGTATCTGGCAAGTGCCCGCCAACTGGAAATCAAGATCGCCCAGGGGGCCAAACCCGGCGAAGGCGGCCAACTGCCCGGCCACAAAGTCGATCACTACATCGCCACGCTGCGCCGCTCGAAGCCCGGCGTCTCGCTCATCTCACCCCCGCCCCACCACGACATCTACTCGATCGAAGATCTGGCCCAGTTGATCTTCGATCTGCACCAGATCAACCCCAAGGCGTTCGTCTCGGTGAAGTTGGTGGCCGAAGTGGGCATCGGCACGATCGCCGCCGGGGTGGCCAAGGCCAACGCCGATGTCATCCAAATCTCAGGCCACGAGGGCGGCACGGGCGCTTCCCCGCTCAGTTCGATCAAGCACGCGGGGGTGCCCTGGGAACTGGGGCTCACCGAAGTGCATCAGGTGCTGCTGGCCAACCAGTTGCGCGACCGGGTGACCCTGCGCGTGGATGGGGGCCTGCGCACCGGCTACGAAGTGGTGCAGGCGGCGATGCTCGGTGCCGAGGAATACGGCTTCGGCTCGATTGCCATGATCGCCGAGGGGTGTATCATGGCCCGCGTCTGCCACCTCAACACCTGCCCCAAGGGGGTCGCCACCCAGAACCCCGAGTTGCGCCGCCGCTTCGACGGCTTACCGGAACACGTCGTCAATTTCTTCTGGTTCATCGCCGAAGAGGTGCGTTCGCTCCTCGCCTCCCTCGGTTACCGGAGTCTGGAGGAAGTGATGGGCCGGGTGGACCTGCTTATCGAGCGCGAGGTGCCCCTGGCCAAGACTGCGCGGCTGGATCTGACCAGCCTGCTGGGCGGTCCGGAGCATGCCGGTCGCGACTGGCTTGCCCACAGCGAGTGTGCCCACGGCAACGGGCCGGTGCTGGATGACTTGATCTTGCAAGATCCCGAAATCGAGTGGGCCATCGCCCACCACGGTCAGGTCCACAAGTTTTTCCCGGTGCTCAACACCGACCGATCGGTGGGAGCGCGCGTGAGCGGCCGGATCGCCGGACTGTACGGCGACACCGGCTTTGGGGGCGAACTGGTGCTGGTCTTTAGCGGCTCAGCGGGCCAGAGCTTCGGCGCCTTCAACCTGCAGGGGATGACTCTCGTACTCACCGGCGAGGCCAACGACTACGTGGGCAAGGGCATGAACGGCGGTGAAATTCTGATTCGGCCCTTTGCAGGCGCCCGCTACGAACCCCACCGCAACGTGATCATCGGCAACACCTGCCTGTACGGGGCGACGGGCGGGGCGCTGTTTGCCAACGGCCAGGCGGGCGAGCGTTTTGCCGTGCGTAACTCGCTGGCGACCGCCGTCGTCGAAGGCTGCGGCGATCACGGCTGCGAGTACATGACGGGTGGTGTGGTCGTTGTACTCGGCCCGGTGGGCCGTAACTTCGGGGCGGGCATGACCGGCGGCATCGCCTATGTGTTCGACGCCGACGACAGCCTGCGCGCCCACGTCAACCTCGACAGCGACAAAGTGCTGCAGCGCGTTCCCCGAGGTGCGGGCGAAGCCCAACTGCTCGGCCTCATCCAGGACCACTACCGCAAGACCGACAGTGACCTGGCCCGGCGGATTCTCGAAAACTGGGAAGCACATCTGCCCCTGTTTTGGCAGGTGGTGCCCCCGTCTGAAAAAGATTCGCCCGTAGCCCGCAGCGAGTCAGTGCTCACCCCGGCGGAGTAA